A stretch of Canis lupus familiaris isolate Mischka breed German Shepherd chromosome 11, alternate assembly UU_Cfam_GSD_1.0, whole genome shotgun sequence DNA encodes these proteins:
- the TGFBI gene encoding transforming growth factor-beta-induced protein ig-h3, which yields MALLVRLLPVALALALGPAATLGGPARSPYQLVLQHSRLRGRQHGPNVCAVQKLIGTNKKYFTNCKQWYQRKICGKSTVISYECCPGYEKVPGEKGCPAALPLSNLYETLGVVGSTTTQLYTDRTEKLRPEMEGPGSFTIFAPSNEAWASLPAEVLDSLVSNVNIELLNALRYHMVNRRVLTDELKHGMALTSMYQNSGIQIHHYPNGIVTVNCARLLKADHHATNGVVHLIDKVISTITNNIQQIIEIEDTFETLRAAVAASGLNTLLEGDGQFTLLAPTNEAFEKIPAETLNRILGDPEALRDLLNNHILKSAMCAEAIVAGMSVETLEGTTLEVGCSGDMLTINGKAIISNKDVLATNGVIHFIDELLIPDSAKTLFELAAESDVSTAVDLFRQAGLGVHLSGKERLTLLAPLNSVFKDGTPTIDARTKNLLLNHMIKDQLASKYLYHGQTLDTLGGKKLRVFVYRNSLCIENSCIAAHDKRGRYGTLFTMDRMLTPPMGTVMDVLKGDNRFSMLVAAIQSAGLTEMLNREGVYTVFAPTNEAFQAMPPGELNKLLGNAKELANILKYHIGDEILVSGGIGALVRLKSLQGDKLEVSSKNNVVNVNKEPVAEVDIMATNGVVYAISSVLQPPAVRPQERGDELADSALEIFRQASAYSRAAQTSVKLAPVYQRLLERMKH from the exons CCCCAACGTGTGTGCCGTGCAGAAGCTCATTGGTACCAACAAGAAGTACTTCACCAACTGCAAGCAGTGGTACCAGAGGAAAATCTGTGGCAAATCCAC agTCATCAGCTATGAGTGCTGCCCCGGGTATGAGAAGGTGCCAGGAGAGAAGGGCTGTCCCGCAG ccctgcctctcTCGAACCTTTACGAGACCCTGGGAGTCGTCGGATCAACCACCACTCAGCTGTACACAGACCGCACGGAGAAGCTGAGGCCTGAGATGGAAGGGCCCGGCAGCTTCACCATCTTTGCCCCCAGCAACGAGGCCTGGGCTTCCTTGCCAGCT GAAGTGCTGGACTCCCTGGTGAGCAACGTCAACATCGAGCTGCTCAATGCCCTTCGCTATCACATGGTGAACAGACGAGTCCTGACAGACGAGCTGAAACACGGCATGGCCCTCACCTCCATGTACCAGAATTCGGGCATCCAGATCCACCACTATCCCAATGGG ATTGTGACCGTGAACTGTGCCCGGCTGCTGAAAGCCGACCACCACGCAACCAACGGTGTGGTACACCTCATTGATAAGGTCATCTCCACCATCACCAACAACATCCAGCAGATCATTGAGATCGAAGACACCTTCGAAACCCTTCGG gcTGCCGTGGCTGCATCTGGGCTCAACACCCTGCTTGAAGGTGATGGCCAGTTCACACTGCTGGCCCCTACCAATGAGGCCTTCGAGAAGATCCCTGCTGAAACCTTGAACAGGATCCTGGGTGACCCGGAAGCCCTAAGAG ACCTGCTAAACAACCACATCCTGAAGTCGGCCATGTGTGCGGAAGCCATCGTCGCAGGGATGTCTGTGGAGACCCTGGAGGGCACTACGCTGGAGGTGGGCTGCAGCGGGGACATGCTCACCATCAACGGGAAGGCCATCATCTCCAACAAAGACGTCCTGGCCACCAATGGTGTGATCCACTTCATCGATGAGCTGCTCATCCCAGACTCTG CCAAGACGCTGTTTGAGTTGGCTGCAGAGTCTGATGTTTCCACAGCCGTTGACCTTTTCAGACAGGCTGGCCTCGGCGTCCATCTCTCTGGAAAGGAGCGGTTGACCCTCCTGGCCCCCCTGAATTCTGTATTCAAAG ATGGAACCCCTACCATTGATGCACGCACAAAGAATTTGCTTCTGAATCACATGATTAAAGACCAACTGGCCTCCAAGTATTTGTATCACGGACAGACCCTGGACACTCTGGGTGGcaaaaaactgagagtttttgtTTATCGCAAT AGCCTGTGCATCGAGAACAGCTGCATTGCCGCCCATGACAAGAGGGGGAGATACGGGACACTCTTCACCATGGACCGGATGCTCACTCCCCCAATGGGGACCGTCATGGACGTCCTGAAGGGGGATAATCGCTTCAG CATGCTGGTAGCCGCCATCCAGTCCGCTGGGCTGACGGAGATGCTCAACAGGGAAGGCGTCTACACAGTCTTTGCTCCTACGAATGAAGCCTTCCAAGCCATGCCACCAGGAGAGCTGAACAAACTCTTGG GCAATGCCAAAGAGCTCGCCAACATCCTGAAATACCACATTGGCGATGAGATCCTGGTCAGCGGAGGCATCGGGGCGCTGGTCCGGCTGAAGTCTCTCCAGGGGGACAAGCTGGAAGTCAGTTCG aaAAACAATGTAGTGAATGTCAATAAGGAGCCCGTTGCTGAAGTTGACATCATGGCCACAAATGGCGTGGTCTATGCCATCTCTAGTGTCCTGCAGCCTCCAG CCGTCAGACCTCAGGAACGAGGGGATGAACTTGCAGACTCTGCGCTGGAAATCTTCAGACAGGCGTCGGCATATTCCAGG GCTGCGCAGACCTCTGTGAAACTAG CCCCTGTCTATCAGCGGTTATTAGAGAGGATGAAGCATTAG